One genomic region from Nilaparvata lugens isolate BPH chromosome 3, ASM1435652v1, whole genome shotgun sequence encodes:
- the LOC111058674 gene encoding zinc finger protein 572-like yields the protein MESIMKSEPRESEEMASVKEEIDIEYSMSWLDKQEIPDEEQVSPSAGSCGDSSEEEGGGGNENCESQDGNNEILVVKTQPNRNRDVIELSDRNATLKTTLTKPHQCSVCAKRLAQSRNLNAHMRTHTKEKPYQCTVCTKSFSKSCNLNVHMRTHTKEKPYECTVCTKTFSQSSNLIDHMRTHTKEKPYECTVCIKSFSQSSHLKDHMRTHTKEKPHQCTVCSKSFSQSSQLNVHMRTHTKEKPYQCTVCTKSFSHCNNLNDHMRTHTKEKPYECTVCKKSFSKSSHLNYHMHTHTKEKPYRCTVCEKGFSHSSNLNVHMRTHTKEKPYECTVCTKSFSQSNSLNDHMRTHTKEKPYQCTVCSKSFSKSSNLNDHMRTHTKEKPHQCTVCSKSFSKSCNLNDHMRTHTKVKP from the exons ATGGAATCTATt ATGAAGTCCGAGCCAAGGGAATCAGAAGAAATGGCATCTGTTAAAGAGGAAATCGACATAGAATACAGCATGTCCTGGCTTGACAAGCAGGAGATTCCGGATGAGGAACAG GTGTCTCCATCAGCTGGTAGTTGTGGTGATTCCtctgaagaagaaggaggaggaggaaacgaAAACTGTGAATCACAAGATGGAAACAATGAAATACTGGTAGTAAAAACACAACCTAATCGAAATCGAGATGTCATAGAGCTAAGTGATAGAAATGCAACACTCAAAACGACACTTACAAAGCCTCATCAGTGTTCAGTCTGTGCAAAACGATTAGCTCAGAGTCGTAATTTGAATGCCCACATGCGtactcacaccaaagagaaaCCTTACCAGTGTACAGTCTGCACAAAAAGTTTCTCTAAATCTTGTAATTTGAATGTTCACATGCGTACGCACACCAAAGAGAAACCTTACGAATGTACAGTGTGTACAAAAACTTTCTCTCAATCTAGTAATTTGATTGACCACATGCGtactcacaccaaagagaaaCCTTACGAATGTACAGTCTGtataaaaagtttttctcaATCCAGTCATTTAAAAGACCACATGCGTACTCACACAAAAGAGAAACCTCACCAGTGTACAGTCTGCTCAAAAAGTTTCTCTCAATCTAGTCAGTTGAATGTTCACATGCGtactcacaccaaagagaaaCCTTACCAATGTACAGTGTGTACAAAAAGTTTCTCccattgtaataatttaaatgacCACATGCGtactcacaccaaagagaaaCCTTACGAATGTACAGTCTGTAAAAAAAGTTTCTCTAAATCTAGTCATTTAAATTACCACATGCATACCCACACGAAAGAGAAACCTTACCGGTGTACAGTCTGTGAAAAAGGTTTCTCTCATTCTAGTAATTTGAATGTTCACATGCGtactcacaccaaagagaaaCCTTACGAATGTACAGTGTGTACAAAAAGTTTTTCTCAATCTAACAGTTTAAATGACCACATGCGtactcacaccaaagagaaaCCTTACCAGTGTACAGTCTGCTCAAAAAGTTTCTCTAAATCTAGTAATTTGAATGACCACATGCGTACTCACACCAAAGAAAAACCTCACCAGTGTACAGTCTGCTCAAAAAGTTTCTCTAAATCTTGTAATTTGAATGACCACATGCGTACTCACACCAAAGTGAAGCCATAG